In Hymenobacter sublimis, a single genomic region encodes these proteins:
- the xerD gene encoding site-specific tyrosine recombinase XerD, producing MSTWSITLKQFEGYLQLEKSLSANSVEAYVRDVHKLRQYLELENLPATPQQVTTRILRDFLTWLGGLGMTATSQARTLSGIKAFYRFLIMEDMLTLDPTDTLDAPKTGRKLPDTLSYPEIEQVLSGIDLSTPEGTRNRAMLEVLYSSGLRVSELTGLRLSNLYADQGFVRVTGKGNKERLVPIGRDALKHLGFYLQSIRAHLDIKPGHEDTVFLNKRGSGLSRVMVFNIIKDAAVKAGIQKSISPHTFRHSFATHLIEGGADLRAVQEMLGHESITTTEIYTHLDRDYLRQVITEFHPRS from the coding sequence ATGTCTACTTGGTCTATTACGCTCAAACAGTTCGAAGGCTACCTACAGCTGGAAAAATCCCTTTCTGCCAACTCCGTGGAAGCCTACGTGCGCGACGTGCACAAGCTGCGCCAGTACCTGGAGCTGGAAAACCTGCCGGCCACGCCCCAGCAAGTCACCACCCGCATCCTGCGCGACTTCCTGACCTGGCTGGGCGGCCTGGGCATGACGGCCACCTCCCAGGCGCGCACCCTCTCGGGCATCAAGGCCTTCTACCGCTTCCTGATTATGGAAGACATGCTTACGCTAGACCCCACCGACACGCTGGATGCGCCCAAAACCGGCCGCAAGCTCCCTGATACGCTCAGCTACCCCGAAATTGAGCAGGTACTCAGCGGCATCGACCTGAGCACGCCCGAGGGCACCCGCAACCGCGCCATGCTGGAAGTGCTGTATAGCTCCGGCCTGCGCGTAAGCGAGCTGACGGGTCTGCGCCTCTCAAATCTGTACGCCGACCAGGGCTTTGTGCGCGTGACGGGCAAAGGCAACAAGGAGCGCCTAGTACCCATCGGGCGCGATGCGCTGAAGCACCTGGGCTTCTACCTGCAAAGCATCCGGGCCCACCTCGACATCAAGCCCGGCCACGAAGACACGGTGTTTCTGAACAAGCGCGGCAGCGGCCTTTCGCGGGTGATGGTGTTCAACATCATCAAGGATGCGGCAGTGAAGGCGGGCATTCAGAAAAGTATCAGCCCCCACACGTTCCGGCACAGCTTTGCTACCCACCTCATTGAGGGCGGAGCCGACCTGCGGGCCGTGCAGGAAATGCTGGGCCATGAAAGCATCACGACCACCGAAATCTACACCCACCTCGACCGGGACTACCTGCGCCAGGTTATCACGGAGTTTCATCCGCGCAGCTAG
- the aroQ gene encoding type II 3-dehydroquinate dehydratase gives MQILLLNGPNLNLLGQREPGIYGARSFEDYLPELREAFPQFTLEYFQSNHEGALIDKLHEVGFTYHGVVLNAGGYTHTSVALADAIAAIGTPVVEVHLSNLHAREEFRQKSLIGRNCVGSISGFKLESYKLALHYFDGQRPKRVGFKVS, from the coding sequence ATGCAAATTCTGCTGCTCAACGGCCCTAATCTGAACCTGCTCGGCCAGCGCGAGCCCGGCATTTACGGCGCCCGCTCCTTCGAGGACTACCTGCCGGAGCTGCGTGAGGCTTTCCCGCAGTTCACGCTGGAATACTTCCAGAGCAACCACGAGGGTGCCCTGATCGACAAGCTGCACGAGGTGGGCTTCACTTACCACGGCGTGGTGCTGAACGCCGGCGGCTACACGCACACCAGCGTGGCCCTGGCCGACGCCATTGCCGCCATTGGTACGCCCGTGGTAGAGGTACACCTGAGCAACCTGCACGCCCGCGAGGAGTTTCGCCAGAAAAGTCTCATCGGGCGCAACTGCGTAGGCAGCATCAGTGGCTTCAAGCTCGAAAGCTACAAGCTGGCCCTGCACTATTTCGACGGGCAGCGACCCAAACGGGTAGGGTTTAAAGTGAGTTAG
- a CDS encoding FtsK/SpoIIIE family DNA translocase translates to MAKNTYKQSSSAASGRTNEPRPVSEPRAARNPSSRPAEPEPTREAARRNEPAARAPRTTAAPKAPRKPLKLPAVNLSGLFSFLRDRRFQLFLGFFFLIGSIYLTIAFISFLFTGHADQSVTETVGRTPLKEAGQETGNWLGLIGAVLAQFLIQKGFGVAAFAAIPIVFFIGYKIVFRRAGVSFTYVLALCLFTMLWLSVLLGYVVLTIQSPDVDPNLAHSLDFLCGGVGYETAFWLDSLIGWGTVLLLAFLLISFVVFFFNVTSLNLNLRRSAGEEEDEVETEEPAYAPARRAQAANFASAEPHEEEEKDDSLGITLKRVGPLAPAASSEDEREEEEDEELPAQPLRTGPVAAPMPSAPHGVAASTAATVGAGGLAAAATALPLSVSSAAGSALTGAAAAFTTAAPASGPSFSVEIPAAEAAPVPVPKPTPAVISSVPTPLSLADLVDDDTPLPAPTAPVAPLVAAAPLVSTGLSFEVEDATTSSHELDPSAGADMAVIAEENEEEEAMPTGEYDPTLDLPRYQYPTLELLNDYGVAKAQVTKEELEANKDRIVETLGHYGINIASIKATIGPTVTLYEIVPDAGVRISKIKSLEDDIALSLAALGIRIIAPIPGKGTIGIEVPNAKKEMVSIRSVFNTDKFIGTEMDLPIAFGRTITNEVFVVDLAKMPHLLMAGATGQGKSVGLNVILASLLYKRHPSQLKFVLVDPKKVELSIFNKIERHFLAKLPDTEEPIITDTKKVVNTLNSLCMEMDRRYDLLKDAGCRNLKEYNRKFVERRLNPKKGHRYMPFIVLVIDELADLMMTAGKEVETPIARLAQLARAIGIHLIVATQRPSVNVITGIIKANFPCRISFKVTSKIDSRTILDAGGADQLIGQGDMLISQGSDIIRVQCAFIDTPEVDRLCDFVGEQQGYPDAYHLPEVVGESGGGNDAEDFDPAQRDSMFEEAARVIVTHQQGSTSLLQRRLKLGYNRAGRLIDQLEHAGIVGPFEGSKAREVLIPDEYSLEQLLNTLPR, encoded by the coding sequence ATGGCTAAAAATACCTACAAGCAATCCTCCTCCGCGGCCTCGGGCCGTACCAACGAGCCCCGGCCCGTGAGTGAGCCGCGTGCGGCCCGCAACCCGTCTTCCCGTCCTGCCGAGCCCGAGCCTACCCGCGAAGCTGCTCGTCGGAACGAGCCTGCTGCCCGGGCACCCCGGACCACGGCTGCTCCCAAAGCGCCGCGCAAGCCCCTGAAGCTACCCGCCGTCAACCTAAGCGGGCTGTTCAGCTTCCTGCGCGACCGGCGGTTTCAGCTATTTCTGGGCTTCTTCTTCCTCATCGGGTCTATCTACCTGACCATTGCCTTCATTTCCTTCCTGTTCACGGGCCACGCCGACCAGAGCGTGACGGAAACAGTGGGCCGCACCCCGCTCAAGGAAGCAGGCCAGGAAACCGGCAACTGGCTGGGCCTGATTGGGGCAGTGCTGGCGCAATTCCTGATTCAGAAGGGCTTTGGCGTGGCAGCCTTCGCGGCCATTCCCATTGTCTTCTTTATCGGCTACAAAATTGTGTTCCGGCGCGCGGGGGTGTCTTTCACCTACGTGCTGGCATTGTGCCTGTTTACCATGCTCTGGCTCAGTGTGTTGCTGGGCTACGTGGTGCTGACTATTCAGAGTCCCGATGTGGACCCCAACTTGGCGCACAGCCTCGACTTTCTGTGCGGCGGCGTGGGCTACGAAACGGCCTTCTGGCTGGATAGCCTCATTGGCTGGGGCACGGTGCTGCTGCTAGCTTTCCTGCTGATTTCCTTCGTGGTGTTCTTCTTCAACGTGACCAGCCTCAACCTGAACCTACGCCGGAGCGCCGGTGAGGAGGAGGACGAGGTGGAAACAGAGGAGCCTGCCTACGCCCCAGCCCGTCGGGCCCAAGCTGCTAACTTCGCTAGCGCAGAGCCTCACGAAGAAGAGGAAAAGGATGATTCCCTGGGTATTACGCTTAAGCGCGTGGGACCCCTGGCTCCCGCAGCCTCCAGCGAAGATGAACGGGAAGAAGAGGAGGACGAAGAACTTCCCGCCCAGCCCCTGCGCACCGGCCCGGTAGCCGCCCCGATGCCCAGCGCGCCGCATGGCGTAGCTGCTAGCACTGCTGCCACTGTGGGTGCCGGTGGCCTAGCTGCTGCCGCTACGGCCCTGCCCCTGAGTGTATCTTCTGCCGCTGGCTCGGCGCTGACTGGTGCCGCGGCAGCCTTCACTACGGCAGCCCCGGCCAGCGGCCCCAGCTTCTCGGTTGAAATACCGGCGGCAGAAGCAGCGCCGGTGCCCGTGCCCAAACCGACTCCGGCCGTTATTTCTTCGGTGCCTACCCCGCTCTCCCTGGCCGACCTGGTAGACGATGATACCCCGTTACCTGCCCCAACGGCCCCGGTCGCGCCCCTGGTAGCCGCGGCTCCGTTGGTGTCCACTGGCTTGTCGTTTGAGGTGGAGGATGCTACTACCTCCTCGCACGAGCTAGACCCCTCGGCGGGCGCCGACATGGCCGTTATTGCCGAGGAAAATGAGGAGGAAGAAGCCATGCCTACTGGCGAGTACGATCCTACCCTCGACTTGCCGCGCTACCAGTACCCCACCCTTGAACTGCTGAATGACTACGGGGTAGCGAAAGCCCAGGTAACTAAGGAGGAACTGGAGGCCAACAAGGACCGGATTGTAGAAACGCTGGGCCACTACGGCATCAACATCGCCAGCATCAAGGCTACCATCGGGCCCACGGTCACGCTCTATGAGATTGTGCCGGATGCCGGGGTGCGCATCTCCAAAATCAAGAGCCTCGAAGATGATATTGCCCTGAGTTTGGCGGCCCTGGGCATCCGCATTATTGCGCCTATTCCGGGCAAGGGCACCATCGGTATTGAGGTGCCCAACGCTAAAAAGGAGATGGTGAGCATCCGCTCGGTATTTAACACCGACAAGTTCATCGGCACCGAAATGGACTTGCCCATTGCCTTTGGCCGCACCATCACCAACGAAGTGTTCGTGGTGGATTTGGCCAAGATGCCCCACTTGCTGATGGCCGGTGCTACGGGTCAGGGCAAGTCGGTGGGTCTGAACGTGATTCTGGCTTCCCTGCTCTACAAGCGCCACCCTTCTCAGCTCAAGTTCGTGCTCGTCGACCCCAAAAAGGTGGAACTGAGCATTTTCAATAAGATTGAGCGTCACTTCCTGGCCAAGCTACCCGATACGGAGGAGCCCATCATTACCGACACCAAGAAGGTAGTAAACACGCTCAATTCCCTGTGCATGGAAATGGACCGGCGCTACGACCTGCTCAAGGACGCCGGCTGCCGCAACCTGAAGGAGTACAACCGCAAGTTTGTGGAGCGCCGCCTCAACCCCAAAAAGGGCCACCGCTACATGCCCTTTATTGTGCTGGTTATTGACGAGCTGGCCGACCTGATGATGACCGCCGGTAAGGAGGTAGAAACGCCCATTGCTCGCCTAGCCCAGTTGGCCCGCGCCATCGGTATTCACCTGATTGTGGCTACCCAGCGCCCGTCGGTAAACGTTATTACGGGCATCATCAAGGCCAACTTCCCCTGCCGGATTTCCTTTAAAGTGACGAGCAAAATTGACTCCCGCACCATTCTCGATGCCGGCGGGGCCGACCAACTCATTGGGCAGGGCGACATGCTCATTTCCCAGGGTTCTGACATCATCCGGGTGCAGTGTGCCTTTATTGATACGCCCGAGGTAGACCGCCTCTGCGACTTCGTGGGCGAGCAGCAGGGCTACCCCGATGCCTACCACTTGCCCGAGGTAGTAGGGGAAAGCGGCGGGGGCAACGACGCCGAGGACTTCGACCCGGCCCAGCGCGACTCCATGTTCGAGGAAGCCGCCCGCGTCATCGTCACGCACCAGCAGGGCAGCACCTCCCTGCTGCAGCGCCGTCTGAAGCTGGGCTACAACCGCGCCGGCCGATTAATTGACCAATTGGAACACGCGGGCATCGTCGGACCGTTTGAAGGTAGTAAGGCGCGGGAGGTTCTAATTCCGGATGAGTATAGTTTGGAACAGTTGTTGAATACCCTGCCCCGGTAA
- a CDS encoding aminotransferase class V-fold PLP-dependent enzyme, with protein sequence MYTFNPGPSQVYPQVRQYLQDAFDEGWLSAQHRGERFVQLMRQTVQELKNKLNIPQDYTVFFMSSATECWEVLAQSLTPTKSFHLYNGAFGEKWFDYAKELRPESVGLKFGVDEVPDVYNLPGLDEKTDLVCITQNETSNATQLRDGVVLNMYNRLPGNALLAVDATSSLAGIQLKYIKADIWYASVQKCFGLPAGLSVMLLSPRAIERVRKINERRHYNSLMAQYEKMLNYQTTHTPNVLDIYLLSRTLADRPAIKAVHQHLQDRANKLYDYFDQATQLSPLITNPEARSTTVIGLQGPPALIEEVKRRALAQGLQLGSGYGTWKPTSLRIANFPAIPDAAFEQLVQFFAREFA encoded by the coding sequence ATGTATACATTCAATCCCGGCCCTTCGCAAGTGTACCCGCAGGTGCGCCAGTACCTCCAGGATGCTTTTGACGAAGGCTGGCTGTCGGCCCAACACCGGGGCGAGCGGTTTGTGCAGCTCATGCGCCAAACCGTGCAGGAGCTGAAAAACAAGCTTAACATCCCGCAAGACTACACGGTATTTTTCATGAGCTCGGCCACGGAGTGCTGGGAGGTGCTGGCCCAAAGCCTAACGCCTACCAAGAGCTTCCACCTCTACAACGGGGCCTTCGGGGAGAAGTGGTTTGACTACGCCAAAGAGCTGCGACCCGAGTCGGTGGGCCTGAAGTTCGGCGTTGATGAGGTGCCCGATGTCTACAACCTGCCCGGCCTCGACGAGAAGACGGACCTGGTCTGCATCACCCAGAACGAAACCAGCAACGCTACCCAGCTGCGCGACGGGGTAGTACTGAACATGTACAACCGCCTGCCCGGCAACGCCCTGCTGGCCGTGGATGCTACCTCCTCGCTGGCCGGCATTCAGCTCAAGTACATCAAGGCCGATATCTGGTACGCCTCGGTGCAGAAGTGCTTTGGCTTGCCGGCGGGTTTGTCCGTTATGCTGCTTTCGCCGCGGGCCATCGAGCGGGTGCGCAAAATCAATGAGCGCCGCCACTACAACTCGCTCATGGCCCAGTACGAGAAGATGCTCAACTACCAGACCACCCACACGCCCAACGTGCTGGATATCTACCTCTTGAGCCGCACCCTCGCCGACCGGCCCGCCATCAAGGCGGTGCACCAGCACCTGCAGGACCGGGCCAACAAGCTCTACGATTACTTCGACCAGGCTACCCAACTCTCGCCCCTAATTACCAATCCCGAGGCCCGTTCTACTACCGTTATTGGTTTGCAAGGCCCCCCGGCCCTGATTGAGGAAGTAAAGCGCCGGGCCCTGGCCCAGGGCCTGCAGCTGGGCAGCGGCTACGGCACCTGGAAGCCTACCAGCCTGCGCATTGCCAATTTCCCGGCCATTCCCGACGCGGCTTTTGAGCAGCTGGTGCAGTTTTTCGCCCGGGAGTTTGCGTAA
- a CDS encoding DUF6044 family protein produces MSPLLWAVGSLLLLSLVYVAPKGATYILIDDNLDTELAPPFVLLQEGKALDYRSTTVVERLMNGLPRNALRPGLQPLVGLMALLDPLPAYLLHELLVRLAGLVGMYLLLRRYGLPGARHATLCAALALAWAVLPTYTAYGASVLGQPWVVLALLNLRLGPGRWSDWLVLVGFALWSSLVLTGVFVLAAAGMVLVWDASRHRRVAWRPVLGVGLLALGYLLVEYPLVYSLLIERQFVSHRVEFDYAQLAPGGVGAGLIGAVRYFGLGQYHAGLFLRAAPLLAAGLALAYVPAGPARRRLVQWLAFSLSILGVVALFCGFYPQLIGVAQRLLPLLRAFNLSRIHFLTPLLWFGVLVLSLRRLPAGWLPLGLVGLQLLIGLSMNPEWTLNVRRLLGRLPATEPTYAAYVAPELFARVQQAIRARTGQRPAQYRVACLGFPPAVASLNGFYTLDAYQNNYPLSYKRQFRPLMAAELAKSPALQTYFDAWGNRCYLFSAELGKNFRVAAFPAQVVHEWAFDAQAFRRLGGRYVLSAARLQHPERSGLQLLESRTAPGAYWRIWVYQVRN; encoded by the coding sequence GTGAGCCCGTTGCTGTGGGCCGTAGGGAGCCTGTTGCTGTTGAGTCTGGTGTACGTGGCCCCGAAGGGAGCTACCTACATCCTCATCGATGATAACCTGGATACGGAGCTGGCTCCGCCCTTCGTTCTGCTGCAAGAAGGCAAGGCCCTGGACTACCGCTCCACTACTGTAGTAGAGCGGCTTATGAACGGGTTGCCGCGCAACGCCCTTCGGCCTGGTTTGCAGCCCCTAGTGGGCCTGATGGCTCTGCTGGACCCGCTGCCTGCCTACCTGCTGCATGAGCTGTTGGTGCGGCTGGCGGGCCTAGTGGGCATGTACCTGCTGCTGCGCCGCTACGGCCTACCCGGTGCCCGCCACGCTACGTTGTGTGCCGCGCTGGCCCTGGCTTGGGCCGTGTTGCCCACCTACACGGCCTATGGGGCCTCGGTGCTGGGACAACCCTGGGTGGTGCTGGCCCTGCTAAACCTGCGGCTGGGGCCGGGCCGCTGGTCTGACTGGCTGGTGCTGGTAGGGTTTGCGCTCTGGTCGAGCCTGGTGCTAACGGGCGTGTTCGTGCTGGCGGCGGCGGGAATGGTGCTGGTCTGGGATGCTAGCCGGCACCGCCGGGTAGCGTGGCGGCCGGTGCTGGGGGTAGGACTGTTGGCCCTGGGCTACTTGCTGGTGGAATATCCACTGGTGTACTCCCTGCTGATTGAGCGGCAGTTCGTCTCGCACCGAGTTGAGTTTGACTACGCCCAACTTGCGCCCGGTGGGGTAGGGGCAGGGCTGATCGGGGCGGTCCGTTATTTTGGGCTGGGGCAGTACCACGCCGGCCTGTTCTTGCGCGCCGCTCCTCTGCTGGCAGCCGGGCTGGCTCTGGCTTACGTGCCAGCCGGTCCGGCCCGGCGACGGCTGGTGCAGTGGCTGGCTTTTAGCCTGAGTATTCTGGGAGTAGTAGCCTTGTTTTGTGGGTTTTATCCTCAGCTGATAGGGGTGGCGCAACGGCTGCTACCCTTGCTACGGGCTTTTAACCTTTCCCGCATACACTTCCTTACGCCCTTGCTGTGGTTCGGTGTGCTGGTGCTGAGCTTGCGCCGCCTACCAGCCGGATGGCTACCCCTGGGGCTGGTGGGGCTGCAGTTGCTAATCGGGCTGAGCATGAACCCTGAGTGGACCCTGAACGTGCGCCGCCTGCTCGGCCGCCTGCCTGCCACCGAGCCCACCTACGCCGCCTACGTGGCCCCGGAGCTGTTCGCGCGGGTTCAGCAAGCAATTCGGGCCCGTACGGGTCAGCGGCCCGCCCAGTACCGGGTGGCCTGCCTGGGCTTTCCGCCGGCCGTAGCCTCGCTCAACGGCTTTTATACCCTGGATGCCTACCAGAACAATTACCCGCTGTCGTACAAGCGGCAGTTCCGCCCGCTGATGGCGGCAGAGCTGGCCAAAAGCCCCGCCCTCCAAACCTATTTCGACGCCTGGGGCAACCGCTGCTACTTATTTTCGGCCGAGTTGGGCAAGAACTTTCGCGTAGCGGCGTTTCCGGCCCAAGTAGTACACGAGTGGGCTTTCGATGCCCAGGCATTTCGCCGGTTAGGGGGGCGCTACGTGCTATCGGCGGCTCGGCTGCAACATCCGGAGCGGAGCGGGCTGCAACTGCTCGAAAGCCGGACGGCCCCCGGAGCTTACTGGCGAATTTGGGTGTACCAAGTCCGGAACTGA
- a CDS encoding LolA family protein — MKKYLALLALSVSLTTVATAQQDPKAGKILDQMSAKYQAMKAFKATFTQTLENDAAKVKENLSGDITVSGQKFRLKMSGQEVINNGQTMWTYMKAENEVNISDYEPEDQEISPSQIYTLYKKGYKYAYVQEAKEGGELVDVIELSPEDRNNPVYKVRLKVGKTDKAVKSWQMFKKNGNRYTYKISKFQPNVPVDATTFNFDKAKYKGVKVIDLR; from the coding sequence ATGAAAAAATATCTCGCCCTGCTCGCCCTTTCCGTGTCGCTGACTACCGTCGCCACGGCGCAGCAGGACCCCAAAGCGGGTAAAATCCTGGACCAGATGAGTGCCAAGTACCAGGCCATGAAGGCTTTCAAGGCAACTTTTACTCAAACCCTCGAAAATGATGCGGCCAAGGTGAAGGAGAACCTGAGCGGCGACATTACCGTGAGCGGCCAGAAGTTCCGGCTGAAAATGAGTGGTCAGGAAGTCATCAACAACGGCCAGACCATGTGGACTTACATGAAGGCCGAAAACGAGGTGAACATCTCGGACTACGAGCCCGAGGATCAGGAAATCTCGCCCTCCCAGATCTACACCCTCTACAAGAAAGGCTACAAGTATGCCTACGTGCAGGAAGCCAAGGAAGGCGGCGAACTGGTTGATGTAATCGAGCTGTCGCCCGAAGACCGGAACAACCCAGTGTACAAGGTGCGCCTGAAGGTAGGTAAGACGGACAAAGCCGTGAAAAGCTGGCAGATGTTCAAGAAGAACGGCAACCGCTACACTTACAAAATCAGCAAGTTCCAGCCCAACGTACCGGTAGACGCTACCACCTTTAACTTCGACAAAGCCAAATACAAAGGAGTGAAGGTGATTGATCTGCGCTAA